One stretch of Muribaculum intestinale DNA includes these proteins:
- a CDS encoding acyltransferase codes for MSKIKEIIKNLLGRYYSLRYNIINSGGLYVGMGTKIVNRGHLSCGRGVKIRPSVYLCCDHNARLVFGDNCEIGNHSTIFSYGEIVFGDGVLTAPNVHIVDHNHEYEDPFTHIYKQGVRYNPGDRVVIGDGSWLGKNVVVIGNVSIGKNCVIAANSVVTKDVPDYSIAAGIPARVIKRYDFDRKEWVKLQ; via the coding sequence ATGAGCAAAATAAAAGAGATAATAAAGAATCTGTTGGGACGCTACTACTCCCTGCGCTACAATATTATTAACAGCGGAGGGCTGTATGTGGGCATGGGTACAAAGATTGTCAACCGCGGCCATCTGTCATGCGGCCGGGGAGTGAAGATACGTCCGTCGGTCTACCTGTGCTGCGACCATAATGCCCGGCTCGTCTTTGGCGACAATTGCGAGATTGGCAACCATTCCACCATATTTTCCTATGGCGAGATTGTGTTCGGTGATGGTGTTCTTACAGCCCCGAATGTGCATATAGTCGATCACAACCATGAATACGAAGATCCCTTCACACATATCTATAAGCAGGGCGTGCGCTACAATCCCGGCGATCGCGTGGTGATAGGCGACGGTTCCTGGCTCGGCAAGAACGTGGTTGTGATAGGCAATGTGTCTATCGGCAAGAATTGTGTCATTGCCGCCAATTCGGTAGTAACCAAGGATGTGCCCGACTACTCTATTGCCGCAGGTATCCCCGCCCGTGTGATAAAGCGCTACGACTTCGACCGCAAAGAATGGGTAAAACTCCAATGA
- a CDS encoding transglycosylase domain-containing protein, which produces MKFIKENSRRIITAMWILFGLCLAGVTIFLYLVYNGVIGYMPPVEELKNPKDRFASIVYSADGEELGRYFNGTGNRVYVDFDDISQNVIDALIATEDSRFEDHSGIDLRALGRVAVKTVIMGQKNAGGGSTITQQLAKLLYSPSSDGLMQRALQKPIEWMIAVKLERFYSKDEIIKMYLNQFDFLYNAVGIKSAAYVYFGKDPKDLNIQEAATLVGMVKNPSYYNPVRKPERTRDRRNVVLEQMYKEDMISKAELDSLRALPLELNFHRVDHKEGPAPYFREELRRMLRAKHPVRSDYRGWEKQKFIDDSIAWETNPLYGWIEKNPKPDGTRYDIYTDGLKIYTTIDSRMQRYAEEAVTEHLGQTLQPSFFREKKGVKGAPYTTNREELSSAQLVALIDKAVKQTDRYYQMKKAGASEAEIKKAFATKQDMKVFSYNGMIDTLMSPIDSLFYTKHFLRAGFMSMEPVTGHVKAYVGGPNFSAFQYDMVSTGRRQIGSTIKPFLYTYAMEEGFTPCDQLLNEQPTIYDELGRPWTPRNAGSARVGEMVDLRWALTNSNNWISARLMSQLSPATLARNMHNFGITNKLDPVIALCLGPCDVSVKEMVTAYSAFANKGMRVDPVFVTSIADNNGNIISEFTPRHTEVISTDAYYKILSILLNVVDGGTGNRLRRPPYNLTAQMGGKTGTTNSNSDGWFMGFTPQLVSGTWVGGEERYIHFNGMAMGQGASMALPIYGKFMQKVYADPTLPYKQDAKFTFPANVNLCEKEYYGEFADEQEETGESIEGVFD; this is translated from the coding sequence ATGAAATTCATAAAGGAGAACTCCCGCAGGATTATTACGGCTATGTGGATTCTGTTCGGCCTGTGTCTGGCCGGAGTCACTATTTTCCTGTATCTTGTATATAACGGAGTAATCGGATATATGCCTCCGGTCGAGGAGTTGAAAAACCCAAAGGACCGTTTCGCCTCTATTGTATATTCGGCCGACGGTGAAGAGCTGGGACGCTACTTCAACGGCACCGGCAACCGCGTCTACGTTGACTTCGACGATATTTCACAGAATGTAATCGATGCACTTATCGCTACCGAGGATTCTAGATTTGAGGACCATTCGGGCATCGACCTGCGTGCTCTCGGACGTGTGGCCGTCAAGACCGTGATTATGGGGCAGAAAAATGCCGGCGGCGGCTCCACCATCACCCAGCAGCTTGCCAAACTGCTCTATTCCCCGTCGAGCGACGGGCTGATGCAGCGCGCTCTTCAGAAGCCTATCGAATGGATGATTGCCGTAAAACTCGAGCGCTTCTATTCGAAGGACGAGATTATAAAGATGTATCTCAATCAGTTCGACTTTCTTTACAACGCCGTGGGCATCAAGTCGGCTGCATACGTGTATTTCGGCAAAGACCCCAAGGACCTAAATATCCAGGAGGCTGCCACTCTGGTCGGAATGGTCAAAAACCCCTCCTACTACAATCCGGTGCGTAAGCCTGAGCGCACACGCGACCGCCGCAACGTGGTGCTTGAGCAGATGTATAAGGAGGATATGATTTCCAAGGCCGAGCTTGACTCGCTGCGGGCTCTCCCGCTTGAACTGAACTTCCACCGTGTCGATCACAAGGAAGGTCCTGCGCCATATTTCCGCGAGGAACTGCGCCGCATGCTGCGCGCCAAGCATCCCGTACGCTCCGACTACAGAGGCTGGGAGAAGCAGAAGTTTATCGACGACTCAATTGCCTGGGAGACCAACCCCCTCTACGGATGGATTGAGAAAAATCCAAAACCCGACGGAACAAGATACGACATCTACACCGACGGCCTCAAGATTTACACCACAATCGACTCGCGCATGCAGCGCTATGCCGAAGAGGCTGTCACCGAGCATCTCGGACAGACACTCCAGCCAAGTTTCTTCCGCGAGAAAAAAGGAGTGAAGGGTGCCCCCTATACCACCAACCGCGAGGAACTGTCGTCGGCTCAGCTCGTAGCCCTTATCGACAAGGCCGTGAAGCAGACCGACCGCTACTACCAGATGAAGAAGGCCGGGGCATCGGAGGCCGAGATTAAGAAGGCGTTCGCCACAAAGCAGGATATGAAGGTGTTCAGCTACAACGGCATGATCGACACGCTCATGTCGCCCATCGACTCGCTGTTCTATACAAAACACTTCCTCCGCGCCGGATTCATGTCGATGGAGCCTGTGACCGGACATGTCAAGGCCTATGTCGGCGGCCCCAACTTCTCTGCATTCCAGTATGATATGGTGTCGACCGGACGTCGCCAGATCGGCTCTACAATCAAGCCGTTCCTATACACATACGCCATGGAGGAGGGTTTCACACCCTGCGACCAGCTGCTCAACGAGCAGCCTACCATCTACGACGAGCTCGGACGCCCGTGGACGCCGCGCAATGCCGGCAGTGCGCGTGTAGGTGAGATGGTCGACCTCCGCTGGGCTCTTACCAACTCCAACAACTGGATTTCGGCACGTCTGATGTCACAGTTGTCGCCGGCCACGCTCGCACGCAACATGCACAACTTCGGCATCACCAACAAGCTCGACCCGGTTATCGCCCTCTGTCTCGGCCCGTGCGACGTGTCGGTCAAGGAGATGGTCACCGCCTACTCGGCGTTCGCCAACAAGGGCATGCGTGTCGACCCTGTGTTTGTCACATCCATCGCCGACAACAACGGCAATATCATAAGCGAGTTCACACCGCGCCATACCGAGGTGATATCGACCGACGCATACTACAAAATACTCTCCATACTGCTCAACGTAGTTGACGGCGGTACCGGTAACCGTCTGCGCCGTCCCCCCTACAATCTTACGGCTCAGATGGGCGGCAAGACCGGAACCACCAACTCCAACAGCGACGGCTGGTTCATGGGATTCACTCCCCAGCTCGTATCGGGCACATGGGTAGGAGGCGAGGAACGCTACATCCACTTCAACGGCATGGCCATGGGGCAGGGCGCATCGATGGCACTCCCCATCTACGGTAAATTCATGCAGAAAGTATACGCCGACCCGACTCTCCCCTACAAGCAGGACGCCAAGTTTACATTCCCCGCCAATGTCAACCTATGCGAGAAGGAATATTACGGAGAGTTTGCCGACGAGCAGGAGGAGACCGGCGAATCAATCGAGGGCGTGTTTGACTGA
- a CDS encoding nitroreductase family protein — translation MSACGNPTANSDPAPSATDEAVNPAVENIMTRTSIRQYQPDRSISRDTVDLLLRAAMSAPTAVNKQPWAFVVIDSRESLDSLAEVLPYARMLRHAPLAIVTCGDLGKALEGEAREFWIQDVSAATENLLLAAHALGLGAVWTGVYPSTERTKAVQECLGMPANIIPLAVVPVGYPAHEGEPKDKYKADNIHFGRW, via the coding sequence ATGAGCGCATGTGGCAATCCTACAGCAAATAGCGACCCGGCTCCGTCGGCAACAGACGAAGCCGTCAATCCGGCAGTCGAAAACATAATGACACGGACAAGCATCCGCCAGTATCAGCCCGACCGCAGTATCAGCCGCGACACAGTCGACCTGCTTTTGCGCGCGGCCATGTCGGCTCCGACCGCAGTCAACAAGCAGCCCTGGGCATTCGTGGTAATCGACAGCCGCGAGTCGCTCGACTCTTTGGCCGAAGTGCTCCCCTACGCAAGGATGTTGCGGCATGCTCCGCTTGCCATAGTCACCTGCGGCGACCTGGGCAAGGCTCTCGAAGGGGAAGCCCGCGAATTCTGGATACAGGACGTGTCGGCCGCGACTGAAAATCTGCTCCTGGCCGCCCATGCTCTCGGACTGGGAGCCGTATGGACAGGCGTATATCCGTCGACCGAGCGCACAAAGGCTGTGCAGGAGTGTCTCGGCATGCCGGCCAACATCATCCCTCTGGCAGTGGTGCCTGTAGGTTATCCGGCCCACGAGGGAGAACCCAAAGACAAGTACAAAGCCGACAACATACACTTCGGCCGCTGGTAA